The Breoghania sp. genome has a segment encoding these proteins:
- the secG gene encoding preprotein translocase subunit SecG, which produces MQTVIIVIHLMVVLALVLVVLLQRSEGGALGIGGGGGFMSSRGTANMLTRATAILAAAFFVTSIILTVLARQGDRPASILDQLNTPAPADTSSAPGEGGNPSLLDSLKEASPPQGDAAPAETAPAAPSGPQVPASQ; this is translated from the coding sequence ATGCAAACCGTCATCATCGTCATCCACCTCATGGTCGTGCTCGCTCTCGTGCTCGTCGTTCTTCTGCAGCGCTCGGAAGGCGGTGCGCTGGGTATCGGCGGCGGTGGCGGATTCATGAGCAGTCGCGGAACGGCGAACATGCTGACCCGCGCCACTGCCATTCTGGCTGCGGCCTTCTTCGTCACTTCGATCATCCTCACGGTTCTGGCCCGTCAGGGGGACCGTCCGGCGTCGATTCTCGATCAGTTGAATACACCGGCCCCGGCTGACACGTCCTCGGCTCCGGGTGAGGGTGGCAATCCGTCACTCCTCGATTCGCTGAAAGAGGCGAGCCCCCCGCAGGGCGACGCCGCACCGGCTGAAACGGCTCCGGCAGCCCCCAGTGGTCCGCAGGTTCCGGCGTCCCAGTAG
- the trpD gene encoding anthranilate phosphoribosyltransferase encodes MSELKSLIAKAADGTPLTREESTAAFDILMSGNATPSQIGGLLMALRVRGETVDEITGAVSSMRSRMVRVSAPDGAVDVVGTGGDSSGSYNISTCTAFVVAGAGVPVAKHGNRSMSSKSGAADALMALGVNIEIAPEQISRCIETAGLGFMFAPAHHGAMKHVGPARSELGTRTIFNLLGPLSNPAGVTRQMVGVFAEQWVEPLAHVLNNLGCEHAWVVHGSDGLDEITVCGPTSVAELKNGKVTSFQIAPGDVGIDTASADALKGGEPAENAAALRGVLEGDANAYRDAVLLNAAATLIVAGKVKDLAEGVAMARQSIESGAAKARLDKLVAISNS; translated from the coding sequence ATGTCTGAGTTGAAATCCCTGATCGCCAAGGCTGCCGATGGTACGCCGTTGACCCGTGAAGAATCGACCGCCGCCTTCGATATCCTAATGAGCGGCAACGCCACGCCGTCTCAGATTGGCGGACTGTTGATGGCGCTCAGGGTGCGCGGCGAAACGGTGGACGAGATCACAGGAGCCGTTTCTTCGATGCGGTCCCGCATGGTGCGGGTTTCCGCACCGGACGGCGCGGTCGATGTGGTGGGCACGGGGGGTGATTCCTCAGGCAGCTACAACATCTCCACCTGTACCGCCTTTGTGGTCGCCGGTGCGGGCGTCCCGGTCGCCAAGCACGGCAACCGGTCCATGTCTTCCAAGTCGGGTGCGGCCGACGCGCTGATGGCGCTTGGTGTGAACATCGAGATCGCGCCGGAGCAGATCAGCCGGTGCATCGAAACGGCGGGCTTGGGATTCATGTTCGCACCGGCCCATCACGGCGCGATGAAGCATGTGGGGCCGGCGCGGTCGGAACTGGGAACCCGCACGATCTTCAACCTGCTCGGGCCGCTCTCCAATCCGGCAGGCGTCACCCGGCAGATGGTCGGCGTCTTTGCCGAACAGTGGGTGGAGCCGCTGGCCCATGTGCTCAACAATCTGGGCTGCGAACATGCCTGGGTGGTTCATGGCTCCGATGGACTGGACGAGATCACCGTTTGCGGGCCAACGAGCGTTGCCGAACTGAAGAACGGCAAGGTGACGTCCTTCCAGATCGCTCCCGGTGATGTCGGCATCGACACCGCGAGCGCGGATGCGCTCAAGGGCGGCGAGCCTGCAGAAAACGCAGCCGCATTGCGCGGTGTGCTTGAAGGCGATGCCAACGCTTACCGCGATGCGGTTCTGCTCAACGCCGCCGCAACGCTGATCGTCGCCGGAAAGGTGAAAGATCTGGCAGAAGGCGTTGCCATGGCGCGTCAATCCATCGAAAGCGGTGCAGCCAAGGCGCGGCTGGACAAGCTCGTGGCGATATCCAATTCCT
- a CDS encoding CTP synthase: protein MARYIFITGGVVSSLGKGLASAALGASLQARGYKVRLRKLDPYLNVDPGTMSPTQHGECFVTDDGAETDLDLGHYERFTGRPANQQDNVTSGRIYRDIIAKERRGDYLGGTVQVIPHVTDAIKAFVLDGNEEFDFVLCEIGGTVGDIEGLPFFEAIRQLGNELPRGDAIYIHLTLMPYIPSAGELKTKPTQHSVKELRSIGIQPDILMVRCDRPIPEGERRKLSLFCNVPQSAVIPALDVASIYDVPVAYHEQGLDDEVLAAFGITGAPQPDLSRWKKISHAIANPEGEVKIAIVGKYTGLKDAYKSLIEALMHGGIANNVKVNLEWIESEVFEREDPSPWLEDVHGILVPGGFGERGSEGKIAAVTFAREHKVPYFGICFGMQMAVVEAARNLAGIADASSTEFGPTREPVVGLMTEWLRGNALEKRVADGDMGGTMRLGAYPAKFEPDSRIANIYGSTEISERHRHRYEVNMDYRSRLETCGLKFAGTSPDGILPETVELEGHPWFIGVQYHPELKSRPFEPHPLFASFVAAAVEQGRLV from the coding sequence ATGGCGCGGTACATATTCATCACCGGCGGCGTGGTGTCGTCTCTCGGCAAAGGGCTTGCGTCTGCGGCCCTCGGTGCTAGCCTCCAGGCCCGTGGATACAAGGTGCGGCTTCGCAAGCTGGACCCTTATCTCAACGTAGATCCGGGGACCATGAGTCCCACCCAGCACGGCGAGTGCTTCGTGACCGACGACGGTGCGGAAACGGACCTCGATCTGGGGCATTACGAACGGTTCACGGGACGCCCCGCGAACCAGCAGGACAACGTCACCTCCGGACGCATCTATCGCGATATCATCGCCAAGGAGCGGCGCGGCGACTATCTGGGCGGCACCGTTCAGGTGATTCCGCACGTCACCGACGCGATCAAGGCGTTTGTTCTCGACGGCAACGAGGAATTCGACTTCGTGCTGTGCGAGATCGGTGGAACGGTCGGCGATATCGAAGGACTGCCGTTCTTCGAGGCGATCCGTCAGCTCGGCAACGAATTGCCGCGCGGAGACGCGATCTATATTCATCTCACCTTGATGCCTTACATCCCGAGTGCGGGCGAGTTGAAAACCAAGCCGACACAGCATTCGGTCAAGGAGCTTCGCTCCATCGGCATTCAGCCCGATATTCTGATGGTCCGCTGTGACCGTCCGATCCCGGAGGGGGAGCGGCGCAAGTTGTCGCTGTTCTGCAACGTGCCGCAAAGCGCGGTCATCCCGGCGCTGGATGTGGCATCCATCTATGATGTGCCGGTGGCCTACCATGAACAGGGGCTGGACGACGAAGTCCTGGCCGCCTTCGGCATCACCGGTGCTCCCCAGCCGGATCTTTCGCGCTGGAAGAAGATCTCCCATGCCATTGCCAATCCCGAAGGCGAGGTGAAAATCGCCATCGTCGGCAAGTACACGGGGCTCAAAGACGCTTACAAGTCGCTGATCGAGGCGTTGATGCATGGCGGTATCGCCAATAACGTCAAGGTCAACCTTGAGTGGATCGAGTCGGAGGTTTTCGAACGCGAGGACCCTTCGCCCTGGCTTGAGGACGTCCATGGCATCCTCGTGCCCGGCGGCTTCGGTGAGCGTGGCTCGGAAGGCAAGATCGCGGCCGTCACTTTCGCCCGCGAGCACAAGGTTCCCTATTTCGGCATCTGCTTCGGCATGCAGATGGCCGTCGTGGAAGCGGCGCGCAATCTGGCGGGCATCGCGGACGCAAGCTCCACGGAGTTTGGTCCCACCCGTGAACCGGTTGTCGGCCTGATGACCGAATGGCTGCGCGGCAACGCTCTGGAAAAGCGCGTGGCGGATGGCGACATGGGCGGCACGATGCGCCTCGGCGCCTATCCGGCAAAGTTCGAGCCGGACAGCCGTATTGCGAACATCTATGGCTCGACGGAGATTTCAGAGCGCCATCGCCACCGCTATGAGGTCAACATGGATTATCGCTCGCGTCTTGAGACCTGCGGGCTGAAGTTCGCCGGCACTTCGCCGGATGGCATCCTGCCGGAGACCGTGGAGCTTGAAGGGCACCCCTGGTTCATCGGCGTACAGTACCATCCGGAGCTCAAGTCGCGTCCTTTTGAGCCTCATCCGCTTTTTGCCTCCTTCGTGGCTGCGGCTGTGGAGCAAGGGCGCCTCGTCTGA
- a CDS encoding Stf0 family sulfotransferase, which yields MIQEAILFKKTLKKKDMHSTRIRKIFQNRVHYDGPAIIDAPLLLLAFTNRSGSNLLADRLCSTGHFSGLREHLNYTNVEREKTQFGSQTFPDHIAKLHEALAIDGATPGFKASWGQLSMLLRWNIPSMFKTIRVVHIRRHDILDQAVSFSIAYQTQKWSSRQRATGTAKYNYKNIAQILNNINLANSSISSICSIFSLQRISVFYEDLVAQPEKEVKRISASLGVELTDWTPAAPKIEKQADDLNREFRERFAAEYRAAFLAVDRAR from the coding sequence ATGATCCAGGAGGCGATTTTGTTCAAAAAAACACTTAAAAAGAAGGACATGCACTCGACCCGGATCCGCAAGATCTTTCAAAATCGAGTGCATTATGACGGCCCTGCCATCATAGACGCCCCCCTTCTTCTTCTGGCCTTCACCAATCGATCGGGATCAAATCTTCTCGCAGATCGGCTTTGCTCGACCGGCCACTTTTCCGGGCTTCGCGAGCACCTCAACTACACGAATGTCGAGCGTGAAAAGACACAGTTCGGCAGCCAGACATTTCCCGATCACATCGCAAAGCTGCATGAGGCGCTGGCCATCGACGGCGCGACCCCTGGCTTCAAAGCCTCATGGGGACAACTCTCCATGCTGCTGCGCTGGAACATCCCGTCGATGTTCAAGACCATTCGCGTCGTGCATATCCGTCGGCACGATATTCTGGATCAAGCTGTTTCCTTTTCGATTGCCTACCAGACCCAGAAATGGAGCAGCAGGCAACGAGCGACAGGCACCGCGAAATACAACTACAAGAACATCGCCCAAATTCTGAATAACATCAATCTGGCGAACAGCTCGATTTCATCCATATGCTCCATCTTCTCCCTTCAAAGAATATCGGTCTTCTATGAAGACCTGGTTGCGCAGCCAGAGAAGGAAGTGAAGCGTATTTCGGCCAGCCTCGGCGTCGAGCTGACCGACTGGACACCCGCTGCTCCAAAAATTGAGAAGCAGGCCGACGACCTCAACCGAGAATTTCGTGAGAGATTTGCGGCGGAGTATCGAGCAGCCTTTCTTGCGGTCGACAGGGCGCGCTGA
- a CDS encoding SurA N-terminal domain-containing protein, giving the protein MLTALHKRAGGFVAKIFIALLVLSFGIWGIADIFRGFRQDTLAQVGDAEVSTQRFMTAYSREVQNFSQRIGQPLSREQAANLGLPGQVLGQLVAEAAFDHVAHNLKVGISGGELVKQIQANPAFRGPDGRFDRNRLAQVLYNNQLTEDMYVSQARKLAERRQVAEALSGAIRPPEALLQAAHRFRFEQRTVNYVELTAESVPPVAAPSDAELVAFFTDHKADYRAPEYRKLALLPVIPADIAKPDDVSDDVARTQYDANPNRFGTTERRQIWQLTYTDAAKAAEDEKKIKDGTSFEDLVAEKGLSLSDVNLGLLTKDAVLDPAIAEAAFSAEADSVSDVINTAFGQRIIKVGEIKPAANKSFDEVKDILKKEIAQDDAEHEVLSLHDEIEDARAGGATLSEISQRFSLPLNTIDAIARDGTGPDGKAVTLPDSDNLLSEAFQTEPGDEAPPVQVGRRGYLWFDVTDITPARDRTLDEVREKVVADWTADQTQKKLVAQADEMAAKLKEGADFASLATASEMELKASEPFSRDRNDNTLSAQAVTEAFSGPTGYVATADGANGGRIVLQVANITMPAFFAESDEMAQLDDELSQMLQTSLISQFVTGVQNALGVKVNQAALTSAIGNRNDQ; this is encoded by the coding sequence ATGCTCACTGCCCTGCACAAGCGTGCCGGCGGCTTTGTCGCCAAGATCTTTATCGCGCTTCTCGTGCTGAGCTTCGGCATCTGGGGGATTGCCGACATCTTCCGTGGTTTCCGGCAGGACACGCTGGCGCAGGTCGGCGATGCGGAAGTTTCCACGCAACGCTTTATGACCGCCTATTCGCGCGAGGTGCAGAATTTCTCGCAGCGCATCGGCCAGCCGCTCTCGCGTGAGCAGGCCGCCAATCTGGGCCTTCCCGGTCAGGTGCTCGGACAGCTTGTCGCCGAAGCCGCCTTTGATCACGTGGCGCACAACCTGAAGGTCGGCATTTCCGGCGGCGAACTGGTGAAGCAGATCCAGGCCAATCCTGCCTTCCGCGGTCCCGATGGCCGCTTCGATCGCAACCGCCTGGCGCAGGTGCTCTATAACAACCAGCTCACCGAAGACATGTATGTGAGCCAGGCTCGCAAGCTGGCGGAACGTCGCCAGGTGGCGGAGGCCTTGTCCGGCGCCATCCGTCCGCCCGAGGCGCTCTTGCAGGCCGCACATCGCTTCCGTTTCGAGCAGCGCACCGTGAACTACGTCGAGTTGACCGCGGAATCGGTGCCGCCTGTTGCCGCGCCGAGCGATGCGGAGCTTGTAGCCTTCTTCACCGACCACAAGGCCGACTACCGGGCACCGGAATATCGCAAACTGGCGCTGCTTCCGGTCATTCCCGCCGATATCGCCAAGCCGGACGATGTCTCTGACGACGTCGCGCGTACCCAATACGACGCGAATCCCAACCGCTTCGGCACAACCGAGCGCCGCCAGATCTGGCAATTGACCTATACGGATGCCGCCAAGGCTGCTGAAGATGAAAAGAAGATCAAGGACGGGACCTCGTTTGAAGATCTGGTCGCAGAAAAGGGGCTGAGCCTCAGCGACGTCAACCTTGGCCTGCTGACCAAGGATGCGGTTCTTGATCCGGCCATTGCCGAGGCCGCCTTCTCTGCAGAAGCTGACAGTGTGAGCGACGTGATCAACACCGCCTTCGGCCAGCGCATCATCAAGGTGGGCGAGATCAAGCCTGCGGCCAACAAGTCTTTCGATGAGGTGAAGGACATCCTCAAGAAGGAAATCGCGCAGGACGACGCAGAGCACGAAGTGCTTTCGCTTCATGACGAGATCGAGGATGCGCGCGCCGGCGGCGCGACGCTTAGCGAGATCTCGCAGCGCTTCAGCCTGCCGCTTAATACCATTGACGCGATTGCCCGTGACGGCACCGGGCCGGACGGCAAAGCGGTCACCCTGCCCGATTCCGACAACCTCCTGAGCGAAGCCTTCCAGACCGAGCCCGGCGACGAAGCCCCGCCGGTTCAGGTCGGCCGTCGCGGCTATCTGTGGTTCGACGTGACCGACATCACTCCGGCGCGCGATCGCACGCTGGACGAAGTGCGCGAGAAGGTCGTCGCCGACTGGACCGCCGATCAGACGCAGAAGAAGCTCGTGGCGCAGGCCGACGAGATGGCCGCCAAGCTGAAGGAAGGCGCCGATTTCGCCAGCCTCGCAACGGCATCCGAGATGGAACTCAAGGCGTCTGAGCCCTTCTCGCGCGATCGCAATGACAACACGCTGTCCGCTCAGGCGGTGACGGAGGCCTTCTCCGGCCCGACCGGCTATGTTGCGACTGCCGATGGTGCGAATGGCGGGCGGATCGTGTTGCAGGTCGCAAACATCACCATGCCGGCCTTCTTCGCCGAATCCGATGAAATGGCCCAGCTGGACGATGAGCTTTCCCAGATGCTCCAGACCTCGCTGATTTCACAATTCGTCACCGGTGTGCAGAACGCCCTCGGCGTCAAGGTGAACCAGGCGGCGCTCACGAGCGCCATCGGCAACAGAAACGACCAATGA
- a CDS encoding VOC family protein has product MRRRGMDHIVHAVQDLEAAREAYARLGFTLTPYATHPWGTRNFLVQLDGVFLEILEVVDPSLMEAADVDAFSFGAYNRDFLAAGEGMSMLVLDSESPAADRASFQDAGLITYAPFSFERIARQPDGEELKVAFDLTFTTHPDMPDAAFFTCHNRYPENFWKVIYQQHSNSAVGVAGVILAAERPADLHKFIEGFAGARDLTVTSFGFECKTARGTLHVMTPEGVRALYGDIYPLDALSSPRLIATLINVRDTHAFAGIAHSSGIAVRQEDCQVIISSGDLHGMAMIAQQAK; this is encoded by the coding sequence ATGCGCAGACGCGGCATGGATCACATCGTTCACGCGGTGCAGGATCTTGAGGCGGCCCGCGAAGCGTATGCGCGCCTTGGCTTCACACTCACCCCCTACGCGACCCATCCCTGGGGCACACGCAATTTCCTGGTCCAGTTGGACGGCGTTTTCCTGGAGATCCTGGAGGTTGTGGATCCAAGCCTGATGGAAGCCGCCGATGTGGATGCCTTTTCCTTCGGTGCGTATAATCGGGATTTTCTCGCAGCGGGCGAGGGAATGTCGATGCTGGTGCTCGACAGCGAAAGCCCTGCCGCCGATCGCGCTTCCTTCCAAGATGCCGGGCTCATCACCTACGCCCCCTTTTCGTTCGAGCGTATTGCCCGCCAGCCCGATGGGGAAGAATTGAAGGTCGCCTTCGACCTCACCTTCACCACCCATCCCGATATGCCCGATGCCGCCTTCTTCACCTGCCATAACCGGTATCCGGAGAATTTCTGGAAAGTGATCTATCAGCAGCATTCCAACAGCGCGGTTGGGGTGGCGGGCGTCATTCTCGCGGCGGAGCGCCCAGCTGATCTTCACAAGTTCATAGAGGGCTTCGCCGGGGCTCGGGACCTGACGGTCACGAGCTTTGGCTTTGAATGCAAAACGGCGCGCGGAACCCTCCATGTGATGACCCCGGAGGGGGTGAGGGCACTCTATGGGGATATCTATCCGCTCGATGCTTTGAGCAGTCCGCGCCTCATCGCGACCCTGATCAATGTCCGAGACACGCATGCCTTCGCCGGTATCGCGCATTCGTCGGGCATTGCCGTCCGGCAAGAGGATTGCCAGGTGATCATCTCCTCTGGTGACCTCCATGGCATGGCCATGATCGCCCAGCAGGCGAAATAG
- the tpiA gene encoding triose-phosphate isomerase, translating to MSASIKPLVAGNWKMNGLRASLGEITAIAQAVNPALGANVDIMICPPASLVGLAAETGKGTSVTIGGQDCHAKVSGAHTGDVSAEMLADAGASAVIVGHSERRADHGESDEMVRAKAEAAWRAGLVAIICLGESETERKSGATLDVIAGQLAGSVPEGATAANTVIAYEPIWAIGTGLTPTAEDVAQVHAALRKDLIARFGAEGEAMRLLYGGSVKPSNAGELMSVENVNGALVGGASLKAVDFVGILKAYETPAN from the coding sequence ATGAGTGCGTCTATTAAACCCCTGGTGGCCGGAAATTGGAAAATGAACGGCCTGCGTGCCTCCCTGGGTGAAATCACGGCCATCGCACAAGCGGTTAATCCGGCCCTGGGGGCGAACGTGGACATCATGATCTGTCCGCCGGCTTCGCTCGTTGGCCTGGCTGCGGAAACCGGCAAGGGCACCTCCGTCACGATCGGCGGGCAGGATTGCCATGCGAAGGTTTCCGGTGCGCATACCGGCGATGTCTCCGCGGAGATGCTGGCCGATGCTGGTGCAAGCGCGGTGATTGTAGGGCACTCGGAGCGTCGTGCCGACCATGGCGAGAGCGATGAGATGGTGCGCGCCAAGGCCGAGGCCGCGTGGCGGGCCGGGCTGGTGGCCATCATTTGTCTCGGGGAAAGCGAGACGGAGCGCAAGTCTGGCGCCACTCTGGATGTGATCGCAGGCCAACTCGCCGGTTCCGTGCCTGAGGGGGCTACGGCTGCCAATACCGTGATCGCTTATGAGCCGATCTGGGCGATTGGCACGGGGCTGACGCCGACTGCGGAAGATGTGGCGCAAGTGCATGCCGCGCTTCGCAAGGATCTCATCGCGCGCTTCGGGGCAGAAGGTGAGGCGATGCGACTTCTTTATGGGGGGTCGGTGAAGCCGTCCAATGCAGGCGAGCTGATGTCGGTTGAGAACGTCAACGGCGCCTTGGTCGGAGGCGCAAGCCTTAAAGCGGTCGACTTTGTCGGCATATTGAAGGCTTATGAGACCCCGGCTAACTGA